One genomic window of Pseudomonadota bacterium includes the following:
- a CDS encoding DUF4160 domain-containing protein yields the protein MPVVFTYKGYRFFFYSNEGVPREPLHIHVRRGEAIAKFWLDPQPFVAMSYGLNPAELREISAVIRENRELIERYWDEHFRD from the coding sequence ATGCCGGTTGTCTTCACCTACAAGGGGTATCGCTTCTTCTTCTACTCGAACGAGGGTGTGCCGCGCGAGCCGTTGCACATCCACGTTCGGCGGGGCGAGGCGATCGCCAAGTTCTGGCTGGATCCGCAGCCGTTCGTGGCGATGTCCTACGGCTTGAACCCTGCGGAGCTCCGGGAGATCTCCGCTGTAATCCGGGAGAACCGCGAACTGATCGAGAGGTACTGGGATGAGCATTTCCGCGACTGA
- a CDS encoding DUF2442 domain-containing protein: MSISATEPRATRIEFRADSMWVDLADGRTIGVPLAYFPRLLAANDEQRARYVISGGGTGLHWDELDEDVSVRGLLLGIGDQLRHDDETHRAAS; encoded by the coding sequence ATGAGCATTTCCGCGACTGAGCCGAGAGCGACGCGGATCGAGTTCCGCGCCGACAGCATGTGGGTCGATTTGGCGGACGGCCGGACCATCGGTGTGCCGCTCGCCTACTTCCCGCGCCTGCTCGCCGCGAACGACGAGCAGCGCGCCCGCTACGTCATCTCCGGCGGCGGTACCGGGCTCCACTGGGACGAGCTCGACGAGGATGTCTCCGTCCGTGGCCTGCTCCTGGGCATCGGCGATCAGCTGCGTCACGATGACGAGACCCACCGCGCGGCGTCTTGA
- the mazF gene encoding endoribonuclease MazF codes for MRRFVPDRGDAVWIDMNPAAGHEQRGRRPALVVSPASYNAKVGLAVMCPITSQVKGYPFEVEIPPGLEISGAVLSDHLKSFDWRERRAAKIAKLPDEVLTGVLARLEALLFS; via the coding sequence GTGAGGCGCTTCGTCCCGGATCGCGGCGACGCCGTATGGATCGACATGAACCCGGCCGCGGGGCACGAGCAGCGGGGGCGCCGCCCGGCCCTGGTCGTGAGCCCGGCCTCGTACAACGCCAAGGTCGGCCTCGCCGTGATGTGCCCGATCACGAGCCAGGTGAAGGGCTACCCGTTCGAGGTCGAGATCCCGCCGGGCCTCGAGATTTCGGGAGCGGTGCTGTCGGATCATTTGAAAAGCTTCGACTGGCGCGAGCGCCGCGCCGCGAAGATCGCGAAGCTCCCCGACGAAGTCCTCACCGGCGTTCTCGCCCGCCTCGAGGCGCTGCTGTTCTCGTAG
- a CDS encoding AbrB/MazE/SpoVT family DNA-binding domain-containing protein: MEANVQKWGNSLAVRIPRPFAAEVGIEEGSAVDVVVEDGGIVVRPRRETRLRLDDLLAGVTKKNAHVESDTGAAVGREAW; encoded by the coding sequence ATGGAAGCCAACGTCCAGAAGTGGGGGAACAGCCTGGCGGTGCGCATCCCGCGCCCCTTCGCCGCGGAGGTCGGGATCGAGGAGGGCTCGGCGGTGGACGTCGTCGTCGAGGACGGCGGGATCGTCGTCCGCCCGCGGCGGGAGACGAGGCTCCGGCTCGACGATCTTCTCGCGGGCGTCACCAAGAAGAACGCGCACGTCGAGTCCGACACCGGGGCCGCCGTCGGGAGGGAAGCCTGGTGA
- a CDS encoding Rpn family recombination-promoting nuclease/putative transposase: MAKRKNNDRGYKLLFSYPEMVRDLLVGFVDEEWVRLLDWETLQHVGGTFVSDDLREREDDIIWRVRFADRQEWLYLYVILEFQSTVDRFMAVRLATYVGLLYQDLVRTKQLTPERKLPPVLPIVLYNGEGRWSAPTDVRALVASAPASVTRYAPRLRYLVIDERRLAMSAEPESRNLAAALFRLERSRDDGDILRAVRDLAAWLAAPGQAELRRSFGMWVRRVIEDVGSEPIVAEDLAEVVPMLENRMREWKTRWRAEARVEGRAEGRAEGRAEGRAEALRTALSMLVEQRFGRMPKALRERIESADENDLRRWTSRVLGAASTDDVFAG; the protein is encoded by the coding sequence ATGGCGAAGCGCAAGAACAACGATCGCGGCTACAAGCTGCTGTTCTCCTACCCGGAGATGGTGCGCGATCTCCTCGTCGGGTTCGTCGACGAGGAGTGGGTGCGGCTCCTCGATTGGGAGACGCTCCAGCACGTCGGCGGCACGTTCGTCTCCGACGACCTGCGCGAGCGCGAGGACGACATCATTTGGCGCGTGCGTTTCGCCGATCGGCAGGAGTGGCTGTACCTGTACGTGATCCTCGAGTTCCAGTCCACGGTGGACCGCTTCATGGCGGTGCGCCTGGCGACCTACGTCGGTCTGCTCTACCAGGATCTCGTCCGGACCAAGCAGCTCACGCCCGAACGCAAGCTTCCACCTGTCCTGCCGATCGTCCTCTACAACGGCGAGGGGCGTTGGAGCGCTCCCACCGATGTCCGCGCGCTCGTTGCATCCGCGCCGGCGAGCGTCACGCGCTACGCCCCGCGCCTGCGTTATCTGGTCATCGACGAACGCCGGCTGGCCATGTCCGCGGAGCCGGAGAGCCGCAACCTCGCCGCAGCGCTGTTTCGTTTGGAGCGAAGCCGCGACGATGGTGATATATTGAGAGCGGTTCGCGACTTGGCGGCGTGGCTCGCTGCGCCGGGGCAAGCGGAGCTGCGCCGATCTTTCGGGATGTGGGTGCGGCGCGTGATCGAAGACGTCGGATCCGAGCCGATCGTGGCGGAGGATCTTGCAGAGGTGGTGCCGATGCTCGAAAACCGCATGCGAGAGTGGAAAACCCGTTGGCGCGCGGAGGCTCGCGTTGAAGGGCGGGCCGAAGGTCGGGCCGAAGGTCGGGCCGAAGGTCGGGCCGAAGCTCTTCGGACCGCGTTGTCGATGCTCGTCGAGCAGAGATTCGGTCGAATGCCGAAGGCGCTTCGAGAACGTATCGAATCGGCCGACGAAAACGACTTGCGGCGGTGGACCTCTCGCGTGCTCGGCGCCGCGAGCACGGACGACGTTTTCGCAGGCTGA
- a CDS encoding YkgJ family cysteine cluster protein: protein MGGAWYDKGLAFECTECGACCRTHGAHAYVYLTERDAVAIAAHLGMDERDFYARFCQIDADGSLHLLLRPGDCVLLDADGRCRAYPARPKQCATWPFWTENLDAAAWYKVVKACCPGAGCGRIHSREEIEAIAKERDDWYGIER, encoded by the coding sequence ATGGGCGGCGCTTGGTACGACAAGGGGCTCGCGTTCGAGTGCACCGAGTGCGGCGCCTGCTGCCGGACGCACGGCGCGCACGCCTACGTCTACCTCACCGAAAGGGACGCGGTCGCGATCGCGGCGCACCTCGGGATGGACGAGCGCGATTTTTACGCGCGCTTCTGCCAGATCGACGCGGACGGCAGCCTGCACCTGCTCCTCCGGCCCGGCGACTGTGTGCTCCTCGACGCAGACGGCCGCTGCCGTGCCTACCCGGCGCGGCCCAAGCAGTGCGCGACGTGGCCGTTCTGGACCGAGAACCTCGACGCCGCCGCCTGGTACAAGGTCGTAAAGGCCTGCTGCCCCGGCGCCGGCTGCGGCCGAATCCACTCGCGCGAGGAGATCGAGGCGATCGCGAAGGAGCGCGACGACTGGTACGGGATCGAAAGATGA
- a CDS encoding GNAT family N-acetyltransferase: MTCAIRPATAADAPTIHGLVCELAAFERAPDAVENTPANLAAQLAADPPPFGCLVAERGGEIVGFALYFFNYSTWTGRPGLYIEDLYVTPGARGSGAGKALFLALARIAVERGCGRMEWSVLDWNRSAIEFYRAFGAKPMDEWTTFRLDRTDLERLAEG; encoded by the coding sequence GTGACGTGCGCGATCCGACCTGCGACGGCGGCCGACGCCCCGACGATCCACGGGCTCGTCTGCGAGCTCGCGGCGTTCGAGCGCGCCCCGGACGCGGTCGAGAACACCCCGGCGAACCTCGCCGCGCAGCTCGCCGCGGATCCGCCGCCGTTCGGCTGCCTCGTGGCCGAGCGAGGCGGCGAGATCGTGGGGTTCGCCCTGTACTTCTTCAACTACTCCACGTGGACCGGCCGCCCGGGCCTCTACATCGAAGATCTCTACGTGACCCCGGGCGCCCGCGGCTCGGGCGCGGGCAAGGCGCTGTTCCTCGCCCTCGCCCGGATCGCCGTCGAGCGCGGTTGCGGCCGCATGGAGTGGTCGGTGCTCGACTGGAACCGGAGCGCCATCGAGTTCTACCGCGCGTTCGGCGCCAAACCGATGGACGAGTGGACCACCTTCCGCCTCGATCGCACGGATCTCGAGCGGCTCGCGGAGGGGTGA
- a CDS encoding DHHA1 domain-containing protein — MTAATTRLFWTFPSLLEHDAAVLRAEKRGDAWLVVLDRTAFFPAAGGQPCDRGTLGGGRVVDVLEEGEEIVHVVEGFAEAPSGAVRCAVDAARRKDLSCQHTAQHVVSALAAARFGARTVGFHLGERVTTVDLEGGGLDAERIRELERAANAVVREDRPVRIAFESGRARRVGEAMVREEGALRIVAIEGLGESACCGSHVDRTAEIGAIRLGRLEKVRDAVRVELFAGDRVLEETARLAGILEALSAKTGAGVDDLPDWADAALAEMKELKRRSAELADRLAELEAEALLSKAEPLGEGRLVARVVSERDVKAVKILATSIRREPRAIAVVGAAHEGKAALVVARAQELALDVRPILKAAAEALGAQGGGTADLAQCGGGDPSRLDAAIDLAAGLVRTALGEAKP; from the coding sequence ATGACTGCCGCGACGACACGCCTCTTCTGGACCTTCCCTTCGCTCCTCGAGCACGACGCGGCCGTGCTGCGCGCCGAGAAGCGCGGCGACGCGTGGCTCGTGGTGCTCGATCGTACAGCCTTCTTCCCGGCCGCCGGCGGCCAGCCTTGTGATCGGGGGACGTTGGGAGGCGGGCGCGTGGTCGACGTGCTCGAGGAGGGCGAGGAGATCGTCCATGTCGTCGAGGGGTTCGCCGAGGCGCCGAGCGGGGCCGTCCGGTGCGCCGTCGACGCCGCGCGGCGAAAGGATCTCTCGTGTCAGCACACGGCGCAGCACGTCGTGTCGGCGCTGGCGGCGGCGCGCTTCGGCGCGCGGACCGTGGGGTTCCACCTCGGTGAGCGCGTCACGACCGTCGACCTCGAGGGCGGCGGGCTCGACGCCGAACGGATCCGGGAGCTCGAGCGCGCGGCCAACGCCGTCGTGCGCGAAGATCGCCCGGTCCGAATCGCGTTCGAGAGCGGCCGGGCGCGGCGCGTGGGCGAGGCGATGGTGCGCGAGGAAGGGGCGCTGCGGATCGTGGCGATCGAGGGGCTCGGCGAGAGCGCGTGCTGCGGCTCCCACGTGGATCGCACGGCCGAGATCGGCGCGATCCGGCTCGGCCGGCTCGAGAAGGTGCGCGACGCGGTGCGCGTGGAGCTCTTCGCCGGCGATCGCGTCCTCGAGGAGACGGCGCGGCTCGCGGGGATCCTGGAGGCGTTGAGCGCCAAGACCGGCGCCGGGGTCGACGATCTGCCGGACTGGGCGGACGCGGCGCTCGCGGAGATGAAGGAGCTCAAGCGGCGCAGCGCGGAGCTTGCGGATCGCCTGGCCGAGCTCGAGGCCGAGGCGCTCCTCTCGAAGGCCGAGCCCTTAGGCGAAGGCAGGCTCGTCGCGAGGGTCGTCTCCGAGCGCGACGTCAAGGCGGTCAAGATCCTCGCGACGTCGATCCGGAGAGAGCCGCGGGCCATCGCCGTCGTCGGCGCGGCACACGAGGGCAAGGCGGCGCTCGTCGTGGCCCGCGCCCAGGAGCTGGCGCTCGACGTGCGGCCGATCCTGAAGGCCGCGGCCGAGGCGCTCGGCGCCCAGGGGGGCGGCACCGCGGATCTGGCCCAATGCGGCGGGGGTGATCCCTCACGCCTCGACGCGGCGATCGATCTCGCGGCCGGGCTCGTGCGCACGGCGCTCGGGGAGGCGAAGCCGTGA
- a CDS encoding DUF362 domain-containing protein, which yields MTKSKVAVLTTGPATVRRDTHELMNLAGYQDVLSKDADTALKINISWHFFFPGSSTTPWQLDGVIAAMLRDGYDPALVHGCHNRTVVIDAHLGERENKQIDVLRHYGLRNVHLYEGEEWIPVRDAVGDVADKFLALNDVYKDGFSIPKRFIGENILHLPTVKTHIFTTTTGAMKNAFGGLLNEKRHWTHPVIHETLVDLLMIQKKIHRGVFAVMDGTFAGDGPGPRCMRPHVKNVLLASADQVAIDAVAAKLMGFDPLDIKFIRLAHDLGLGCGDPREIEIVGDKAAAEQNWNFRKPTDDLTFAAQMQHLIYWGPLKGPVEWSLKTWLAPWSYLASVTYHDLYWYPRNGNSRVQEVLQGEWGRLFHNWETVRGDENGFADLGAPPTGYTRATADLLKMGARVLVTAMREAPEIRAHFPGRCDK from the coding sequence ATGACGAAATCCAAGGTCGCGGTGCTGACGACGGGCCCGGCCACGGTGCGGCGCGACACCCACGAGCTGATGAACCTCGCCGGCTACCAGGACGTCCTCTCCAAGGACGCGGACACGGCGCTCAAGATCAACATCAGCTGGCACTTCTTCTTCCCGGGCAGCTCCACGACGCCGTGGCAGCTCGACGGCGTGATCGCGGCGATGCTCCGCGACGGCTACGACCCCGCGCTCGTCCACGGCTGCCACAACCGCACGGTCGTGATCGACGCGCACCTCGGCGAGCGCGAGAACAAGCAGATCGACGTCCTCCGACACTACGGCCTGCGCAACGTCCACCTCTACGAGGGCGAGGAGTGGATCCCGGTGCGCGACGCGGTGGGCGATGTCGCCGACAAGTTCCTCGCCCTAAACGACGTGTACAAGGACGGCTTCTCGATCCCCAAGCGGTTCATCGGCGAGAACATCCTGCACCTGCCCACGGTGAAGACGCACATCTTCACGACGACCACCGGCGCCATGAAGAACGCCTTCGGCGGCCTGCTCAACGAGAAGCGGCACTGGACCCACCCGGTGATCCACGAGACGCTCGTCGACCTGCTCATGATCCAGAAGAAGATCCACCGCGGCGTGTTCGCGGTGATGGACGGCACGTTCGCCGGCGACGGCCCCGGCCCGCGCTGCATGCGGCCGCACGTGAAGAACGTCCTGCTCGCGTCGGCGGATCAGGTCGCGATCGACGCCGTGGCCGCGAAGCTGATGGGCTTCGATCCGCTCGACATCAAGTTCATCCGGCTCGCCCACGACCTCGGGCTCGGCTGCGGGGATCCGCGGGAGATCGAGATCGTCGGCGACAAGGCCGCGGCCGAGCAGAACTGGAACTTCCGGAAGCCGACCGACGACCTCACGTTCGCGGCGCAGATGCAGCACCTCATCTACTGGGGCCCGCTCAAGGGGCCGGTGGAGTGGTCGCTCAAGACGTGGCTCGCGCCGTGGTCGTACCTCGCGTCGGTCACGTACCACGACCTCTACTGGTACCCGCGCAACGGGAACAGCCGCGTGCAGGAGGTCCTGCAGGGCGAGTGGGGGCGCCTGTTCCACAACTGGGAGACCGTGCGCGGCGACGAGAACGGCTTCGCGGATCTCGGCGCGCCGCCGACCGGCTACACGCGCGCGACCGCCGATCTCCTGAAGATGGGCGCCCGGGTGCTCGTCACCGCCATGCGCGAGGCGCCCGAGATCCGCGCCCATTTCCCGGGGCGCTGCGACAAGTAG